In the Chlorobium limicola DSM 245 genome, one interval contains:
- a CDS encoding FAD:protein FMN transferase has translation MLTCSAHLRTILIFCLFPLFSCVPPEKNPRMYEQEKVLMGTVMKIKAETANPDEVKTHEAFNAAFRKISDLESDLSEWRDTSPVSEVAREAGVKQVTIPLPVVAVTLTSLDIARITDGAFDVTFLPLGKLWNVKNRHIPPSADSIAAAKAMVDYRQIELDTLRRTLFLKKAGMKIGFGGIAKGYAAKQAGEVLRRHGITNFIINAGGDLYVSGRKKEGLWTSGIKNPDEKEDMPVVAFRVKKPCGIATSGDYENYFTWKGKRYHHIIDPKTGYPAEGLKSATVFSDDPAKADAYATAFFIMGGKKALQVIRQDPSAAFILIDRENRVLRSPNLANYIEEFTAQESF, from the coding sequence ATGCTGACCTGTTCCGCCCATCTTCGAACAATCCTGATTTTCTGCCTCTTCCCGCTCTTTTCCTGTGTCCCTCCGGAGAAAAATCCCCGCATGTACGAACAGGAAAAGGTACTGATGGGCACCGTCATGAAAATTAAAGCCGAAACCGCGAATCCAGATGAAGTAAAAACCCATGAAGCGTTCAATGCGGCATTCCGTAAAATTTCCGATCTTGAGTCCGATCTGAGCGAATGGCGGGACACAAGCCCGGTTTCAGAAGTCGCAAGGGAAGCCGGAGTGAAACAAGTAACCATACCTCTCCCGGTCGTTGCCGTTACCCTGACATCTCTCGATATAGCGCGGATCACCGATGGGGCTTTCGACGTCACCTTTCTCCCGCTCGGAAAGCTCTGGAACGTTAAAAACCGGCACATACCGCCTTCCGCCGACAGCATCGCCGCGGCAAAAGCGATGGTCGATTACCGGCAAATCGAACTCGATACGCTCAGGCGCACCCTTTTTCTGAAAAAAGCAGGCATGAAAATCGGTTTCGGCGGCATCGCAAAGGGCTATGCCGCAAAGCAGGCCGGAGAGGTGCTGCGCAGGCACGGCATCACGAACTTCATCATCAATGCCGGAGGCGATCTCTATGTCAGCGGCCGAAAAAAAGAAGGATTGTGGACTTCGGGAATAAAAAACCCTGACGAAAAGGAGGATATGCCGGTTGTGGCGTTCAGGGTGAAAAAACCGTGCGGTATTGCCACAAGCGGGGACTATGAAAACTATTTCACCTGGAAGGGAAAACGGTACCATCACATCATCGATCCGAAAACCGGCTACCCTGCCGAAGGATTGAAAAGCGCAACGGTATTTTCCGACGATCCGGCAAAAGCCGATGCTTATGCGACAGCCTTTTTCATAATGGGCGGCAAAAAGGCCCTGCAGGTGATCCGGCAGGACCCTTCGGCGGCTTTTATCCTGATAGACAGGGAGAACAGGGTCCTCCGCAGCCCGAATCTGGCGAACTACATCGAAGAATTCACCGCTCAGGAAAGCTTCTGA
- a CDS encoding putative monovalent cation/H+ antiporter subunit A → MLFYLLMIGFAVSAAAPFFYRRFPGYFGWIAVSFPLFLFFSFTSFYPRIAAGEVLRETVFWVPSLGINLSFLLDGLSFTFALIITLIGAAVFLYAGTYMKHYGHASRFFVYIGLFMTSMLGLVLSDNIAAMFVFWELTGISSFLLIGFSHHKEQSRKSAMQALLVTGGGGLALLAGLILLYGISGTFEFSGLYPKRHLIVDSPLYPAATVLVMLGAFTKSAQFPFHFWLPNAMEAPTPVSAYLHSATMVKAGIYLLARMNHVLGGTALWQDTLLVVGAVTMVCSALLAFNQTDLKKLLAYSTLSVLGTLTMMIGIGSELAIKAFFIYLIAHSLYKGTLFLVAGTIDHAAGSRDTGVLGGLGRAMPFTMATAMLASFSMMGVIPLVGFIGKETLYASILEMEEWSRYLIAAAVIANGLLVMITLVAGIRPFFGSMRRLPSVPHEAPFAMLAGPACLAVLGLLAGLFPDFFMGAMLDRLASSVLADTLTFRIKLWHGFNEVLFLSFLTLLCGMLFYAARIKLLPCLHGRHITPVLKPSSWYDAALAGMLRVARWQTRILQNGSLRNYITVIVLTAVTLAVSVLAGSFSAFPEIPALDVTFYEVVIVSIILVSILVLITSSSRLKAVITLGVTGFSTGIIFILYGAPDLALTTFAIETLGVILFVLVLYRLPRFTSYSTTASRARDAAIACVFGIFMALMVLFTVSGELDSGLKRYFAGASLPEGKGRNIVNVILVDFRAIDTLGEITVLAVAAIGVFAMLKLTLKGGSR, encoded by the coding sequence GTGCTGTTTTACCTCTTGATGATCGGATTTGCCGTTTCTGCCGCGGCTCCTTTTTTTTACAGGAGGTTTCCCGGTTATTTCGGATGGATTGCCGTTTCGTTTCCCCTTTTTCTGTTTTTCAGCTTTACTTCGTTCTATCCGCGGATTGCAGCAGGAGAGGTGCTCAGAGAAACCGTTTTCTGGGTTCCCTCCCTGGGGATAAACCTGTCGTTTCTTCTCGACGGGCTGAGTTTCACGTTTGCTCTGATCATAACCCTGATCGGTGCTGCCGTGTTTCTGTATGCCGGAACCTATATGAAGCACTACGGGCATGCTTCACGATTTTTCGTCTATATAGGTCTGTTCATGACCTCGATGCTCGGTCTCGTGCTTTCCGACAACATTGCGGCCATGTTCGTTTTCTGGGAGCTGACCGGCATCAGTTCGTTTCTCCTGATCGGATTCAGCCACCATAAAGAGCAGTCGAGAAAATCCGCCATGCAGGCGCTGCTTGTAACCGGCGGAGGGGGATTGGCTCTCCTTGCCGGTCTGATTCTGCTTTACGGTATATCAGGTACGTTCGAATTCTCCGGGCTCTACCCGAAGCGCCACCTTATTGTCGATTCTCCGCTTTATCCTGCGGCAACTGTGCTTGTCATGCTTGGGGCATTTACCAAATCAGCCCAGTTCCCATTTCATTTCTGGCTCCCCAACGCCATGGAGGCCCCGACGCCGGTGAGCGCCTATCTGCATTCGGCAACGATGGTTAAAGCGGGAATCTACCTTCTCGCAAGGATGAACCATGTGCTTGGCGGAACTGCGCTCTGGCAGGACACCCTGCTTGTCGTCGGAGCGGTTACCATGGTGTGTTCCGCCCTGCTCGCCTTCAATCAGACGGATCTGAAAAAACTTCTGGCCTATTCAACCCTGAGCGTTCTCGGTACCCTCACCATGATGATCGGCATCGGATCCGAGCTGGCCATAAAAGCCTTTTTCATCTACCTGATTGCGCATTCGCTCTATAAAGGCACGCTTTTTCTCGTTGCAGGAACCATCGACCATGCCGCGGGGAGCAGAGACACCGGAGTGCTTGGCGGTCTGGGCAGGGCGATGCCGTTCACGATGGCCACGGCAATGCTCGCATCGTTTTCAATGATGGGCGTCATACCGCTTGTAGGATTTATCGGAAAGGAGACGCTCTATGCCTCGATTCTCGAAATGGAGGAGTGGAGCCGGTATCTCATAGCCGCGGCAGTCATTGCAAACGGGTTGCTTGTCATGATTACCCTTGTCGCAGGAATAAGGCCTTTTTTCGGTTCCATGCGCCGGTTACCCTCTGTTCCGCACGAAGCGCCCTTTGCCATGCTTGCCGGTCCGGCTTGTCTTGCCGTACTCGGTCTGCTGGCCGGTTTGTTCCCTGATTTTTTCATGGGAGCGATGCTCGACCGGCTCGCATCGAGCGTGCTTGCCGATACGCTCACCTTCAGGATCAAGCTCTGGCACGGGTTCAATGAGGTGCTGTTTCTGAGTTTCCTGACGCTGCTGTGCGGCATGCTGTTTTACGCTGCCCGGATAAAATTGCTGCCCTGTCTTCATGGACGACATATTACTCCCGTTCTGAAGCCCTCTTCATGGTATGACGCCGCCCTGGCGGGCATGCTGAGGGTCGCCAGGTGGCAGACGCGGATATTGCAGAACGGCAGTCTTCGTAATTATATAACGGTCATCGTTCTTACGGCGGTTACGCTTGCCGTTTCGGTCCTTGCGGGAAGTTTCTCCGCATTTCCGGAAATTCCTGCGCTCGATGTCACCTTCTATGAGGTTGTCATCGTCTCGATCATTCTGGTATCGATTCTGGTTCTGATCACCTCCTCATCGAGACTCAAAGCCGTTATCACTCTTGGTGTGACAGGGTTTTCGACAGGCATCATTTTCATCCTGTACGGTGCGCCGGATCTTGCTCTTACCACGTTCGCCATCGAGACGCTCGGCGTCATCCTTTTCGTTCTGGTACTCTATCGGCTGCCCCGTTTTACATCGTATTCCACAACGGCATCCCGGGCGAGGGATGCGGCAATAGCCTGCGTTTTCGGCATTTTCATGGCACTCATGGTGCTGTTTACGGTTTCAGGGGAGCTGGATTCCGGCCTTAAACGTTATTTTGCAGGCGCGAGCCTGCCAGAAGGGAAAGGGCGCAATATCGTCAATGTCATTCTCGTCGATTTCAGAGCCATCGATACGCTTGGTGAAATAACCGTTCTTGCCGTTGCGGCCATAGGCGTGTTCGCCATGCTGAAACTTACGTTGAAAGGGGGGAGCCGATAA
- a CDS encoding Na+/H+ antiporter subunit B, protein MYSIILATASRYLLLLLQMFSLFLLFRGHNEPGGGFVGGLVAAAAYALYFIANGIAEAEKLLQIDPFYLIAAGLLLAVSSTMPSLAAGMNVMTGIWFDTGTALFGKVGTPLLFDTGVYFLVLGVTLKIIFSLAEGDLQ, encoded by the coding sequence ATGTATTCGATCATACTTGCCACAGCATCCAGGTATCTGCTTCTGCTTCTGCAGATGTTTTCCCTGTTTCTGCTTTTCAGGGGTCACAACGAGCCCGGAGGAGGGTTTGTGGGAGGGCTCGTGGCGGCAGCCGCTTATGCCCTGTATTTTATCGCCAATGGCATTGCCGAAGCTGAAAAACTGCTGCAAATCGACCCGTTTTATCTGATCGCGGCAGGTCTTCTGCTTGCCGTATCGAGCACGATGCCATCCCTTGCGGCCGGAATGAATGTCATGACCGGTATCTGGTTCGATACGGGCACGGCCTTGTTCGGAAAAGTGGGAACCCCGCTTCTTTTCGATACAGGGGTATACTTTCTTGTGCTTGGAGTAACACTGAAAATCATTTTTTCGCTTGCCGAGGGAGACCTGCAATGA
- a CDS encoding Na+/H+ antiporter subunit C yields the protein MTLLLAIVIGCLYAAGIFLILRRNMVKVIFGLILLGHAANLLIFTVGRLTKGIPAFVPEGSDMLTGRFADPLPQALILTAIVIGFGVQAFTIVLFKRTWLTLGTEDLDMMKTTDEPPKE from the coding sequence ATGACGTTGCTTCTGGCGATTGTAATAGGATGCCTCTATGCTGCCGGTATCTTTCTGATTCTGAGGAGGAACATGGTCAAGGTTATTTTCGGGCTTATTCTGCTGGGTCATGCCGCCAATCTCCTGATTTTCACTGTCGGTCGGCTGACCAAGGGGATTCCGGCATTCGTTCCCGAAGGGTCCGACATGCTGACGGGCCGGTTCGCCGACCCGCTTCCCCAGGCATTGATTCTTACGGCGATCGTTATCGGCTTCGGCGTGCAGGCATTCACCATAGTGCTCTTCAAGCGCACCTGGCTGACGCTTGGCACCGAGGATCTTGACATGATGAAGACAACCGATGAACCGCCAAAGGAGTGA
- a CDS encoding Na+/H+ antiporter subunit D: MNQILVFPILFPLLSAITMLFFRRSVATQRIISILSSFLLLAAAGWLLAAVISGGMLTVQVGGWRAPFGITLAADLFSAVMVAASALIGLTTVLFSLATIDQERERFFYYPLLQLLMMGINGAFLTGDVFNLYVWFEVMLISSFVLLVLGGTPVQLEGAIKYVTINLLSSSVFLAAAGILYGMAGTLNMADLARITPHLPQQNLLAVVSVLFMITFGVKAAVFPLFFWLPASYHTPPVAVSAIFAGLLTKVGVYALIRFFTTIFSHEAVFIDEVLLAASALTMLSGVLGAAAQYDFRRLLSFHIISQIGYMIFGLALHSPLAIAGALFYIVHNIIAKTNLFYLSGIVERITGTFDLKKAGGVYAAHPVIGMLFLIPALALAGIPPLSGFWAKFVIIKAGFQAGEYAVTSIALLVGLLTLFSMMKIWNEAFWKDLPQPQVEGNRYETMGFGRRLLLFSPVVVLGLVTVLLGVFFEPVFRLAETAAAQLLDTQAYITPVLGRVK; encoded by the coding sequence GTGAACCAGATTCTCGTTTTTCCCATACTGTTTCCGCTTCTGAGCGCGATCACGATGCTTTTTTTCCGTCGTTCCGTAGCGACCCAGCGCATCATCAGCATCCTGTCGTCCTTTCTGCTGCTTGCCGCTGCGGGCTGGCTTCTCGCCGCCGTCATATCAGGGGGCATGCTTACGGTGCAGGTCGGTGGCTGGAGGGCACCGTTCGGCATCACGCTTGCCGCCGATCTGTTTTCAGCCGTCATGGTTGCGGCTTCCGCTCTGATCGGGCTGACCACCGTGCTCTTTTCGCTGGCCACGATCGATCAGGAACGCGAAAGGTTTTTTTATTATCCGCTTCTTCAGTTGCTCATGATGGGCATCAACGGTGCGTTTCTTACCGGCGATGTCTTCAACCTCTATGTCTGGTTCGAAGTCATGCTCATCTCTTCGTTCGTCCTGCTCGTGCTTGGCGGTACCCCGGTCCAGCTCGAAGGGGCGATAAAATATGTCACCATCAACCTGCTCTCCTCATCGGTGTTTCTTGCCGCGGCAGGCATTCTGTACGGTATGGCGGGAACTCTCAACATGGCCGATCTCGCCCGGATAACTCCGCATCTTCCGCAACAGAATCTGCTTGCCGTCGTTTCGGTTCTGTTCATGATAACGTTCGGAGTGAAGGCAGCGGTTTTTCCCCTTTTTTTCTGGCTTCCAGCCTCTTATCACACGCCGCCTGTTGCGGTTTCGGCGATTTTTGCCGGATTGCTCACGAAGGTCGGCGTCTATGCCCTGATCCGCTTTTTCACGACGATCTTTTCGCATGAAGCCGTTTTCATCGATGAAGTGCTTCTTGCCGCTTCGGCTCTGACCATGCTCAGCGGCGTGCTCGGCGCGGCCGCACAGTACGACTTCCGCAGATTGCTCTCCTTTCATATCATAAGCCAGATCGGGTACATGATTTTCGGGCTCGCCCTGCATTCTCCGCTTGCCATAGCCGGCGCGCTCTTCTATATCGTTCACAACATCATAGCCAAAACAAACCTGTTCTACCTCAGCGGCATCGTAGAACGCATCACCGGGACTTTCGATCTGAAAAAGGCCGGAGGGGTGTATGCCGCTCATCCGGTCATCGGCATGCTGTTTCTTATTCCCGCACTCGCTCTTGCCGGAATTCCTCCGCTTTCGGGGTTCTGGGCTAAATTCGTCATCATAAAAGCGGGTTTCCAGGCCGGCGAGTATGCCGTTACCAGTATCGCGCTGCTGGTCGGCCTGCTGACGCTGTTTTCGATGATGAAAATCTGGAACGAAGCTTTCTGGAAGGATTTGCCGCAGCCCCAGGTCGAGGGCAACCGTTATGAAACGATGGGCTTCGGACGCAGACTTCTTCTTTTTTCGCCCGTTGTCGTGCTCGGTCTCGTGACCGTGCTGCTCGGGGTCTTTTTCGAGCCGGTTTTCCGCCTTGCCGAAACTGCGGCAGCACAGTTGCTCGACACGCAGGCATACATCACGCCTGTACTCGGGAGAGTGAAATGA
- a CDS encoding Na+/H+ antiporter subunit E, with amino-acid sequence MNHLLYNILLAIAWTLLTGEATIPSFTAGLVIGYLLLWISRPALGGEAYFRKIPLVFMFMLFFIKELVIANLKVAFDILTPKDYMEPGIIAFPLDARTDMEITLFANLLTLTPGTLSLDVSPDRKTLYVHALYVTSADAFRKELKEGLEKRLLDVLR; translated from the coding sequence ATGAACCATCTGCTTTACAACATTCTTCTGGCCATCGCATGGACTCTGCTTACGGGAGAGGCGACCATTCCTTCTTTTACCGCCGGTCTGGTCATCGGTTATCTGCTTCTCTGGATATCGCGTCCGGCATTGGGAGGGGAGGCGTACTTCAGAAAGATCCCTCTCGTTTTCATGTTCATGCTCTTTTTCATCAAGGAGTTGGTCATTGCCAATCTCAAGGTCGCTTTCGATATTCTGACGCCGAAAGATTATATGGAACCGGGGATCATCGCGTTTCCTCTCGACGCCCGAACGGATATGGAAATCACGCTCTTTGCCAACCTTCTTACGCTCACTCCCGGAACGCTCAGTCTCGATGTTTCTCCGGACAGGAAAACGCTTTATGTCCATGCACTGTACGTAACGAGTGCCGACGCGTTCCGCAA